In one Scomber japonicus isolate fScoJap1 chromosome 6, fScoJap1.pri, whole genome shotgun sequence genomic region, the following are encoded:
- the LOC128359906 gene encoding extracellular calcium-sensing receptor-like, with the protein MSWSSWLFTLWPSSALSLLLVGLVGRQLGLRVGLQMVQTLTCSRWGTPNNQGLFQDGNVVIGGLFNLHYQTPAIDHDFTKLPHYKSCTGLEHLPLQYIYAMVFALEEINQNPTLLPGISLGYHIRDSCALHPWATQAALSLVGGDSTSCNSAAPPEIRERRGDRPVPLIIGGASSITAQILSRALGPLSMSYQSSCPCLSDRRQFPNFFRTIPSDIYQARAMAQLAVRFNWTWIGAVIANNDYGHVAIKVFQEETQGAGVCLAFIETLQRENIVSDARRAALTIQASTARVILIFSWYTDVRELFLQLAKINVTDRQFLASEAWSTSGDLLQNLATSKVANGVLGVAIRSSAIPGFGNYLRSLNPSRRPDDEFLREFWEKEFLCSPGALHVSSSPSRANGLLQKASLPLCSGLESLEMVHNLFTDISQLRVTYNVYLAVYAAAHALHSLLSCPNTDNPLRNNSSTCSFPKHIKPIELLQHLENVNFTTPQGEMFYFQGADIPAKYDLVNWQTTPEGLLKLVLIGRVDGFNLHFNQSVIQWSTGSSQVPTSVCSESCPPGTRMANRKGEPVCCFDCILCAEGEISNKSASPHCERCPPEFWSNANRTACIPRQLDFLSFNETLGITLTTVAVSGTMVTTAVFAVFLYYRQTPVVRANNSELSFLLLLSLKLCFLCSLVFIGRPSFWSCRFQQAAFGISFVLSVSCLQVKTIVVLAAFRSARPGAEALMKWFGPGQQRGSVCLFTSVQVRIFICIIWLSLSPPVPQPNLAVPGLKVTLECAMISVVGFSLVLGYIGLLACTCLILAFLARKLPDNFNEAKLITFSMLIFCAVWVAFVPAYVSSPGKYAVAVEIFAILASSYGLLFCIFAPKCFIILLRPEKNTKRHLMAR; encoded by the exons ATGTCTTGGTCCTCTTGGCTCTTCACTCTGTGGCCCTCTTCAGCCCTGTCCCTGCTCCTTGTGGGGCTTGTGGGCAGACAGCTGGGGCTCAGGGTGGGACTACAGATGGTTCAGACACTGACTTGTTCTCGGTGGGGTACACCAAATAACCAGGGTCTGTTCCAGGATGGGAATGTAGTTATTGGTGGGCTCTTTAATCTTCATTACCAAACTCCAGCAATAGACCATGACTTCACTAAGCTGCCACACTACAAATCTTGCACTGG TTTAGAACATCTTccattacagtatatatatgctATGGTGTTTGCGTTGGAGGAAATCAATCAAAACCCAACCCTGCTACCAGGTATTAGCCTCGGCTACCATATTCGTGATAGCTGTGCCCTACACCCTTGGGCTACACAGGCAGCACTGTCACTAGTTGGTGGAGACAGCACCAGCTGTAATTCAGCAGCCCCTCCAGAaatcagagagaggagag GTGATCGGCCTGTTCCTTTGATCATTGGTGGTGCCTCATCCATAACAGCTCAAATACTCTCCAGAGCCCTGGGGCCACTCTCT atGAGCTACCAGTCTAGCTGCCCCTGTCTAAGTGACAGGCGACAATTTCCTAACTTCTTCAGGACCATCCCCAGTGACATTTACCAAGCCCGTGCCATGGCACAGCTTGCTGTACGTTTCAACTGGACCTGGATTGGAGCAGTAATAGCAAACAATGATTATGGCCATGTGGCAATAAAG GTTTTTCAGGAGGAGACTCAGGGAGCAGGGGTTTGTCTGGCATTTATAGAGACTCTGCAAAGGGAAAACATTGTGAGTGATGCCAGGCGAGCAGCACTCACAATTCAGGCCTCAACTGCAAGGGTGATTCTGATCTTTAGCTGGTACACAGACGTGAGGGAACTCTTTCTGCAATTGGCCAAAATAAAT GTGACTGACAGACAGTTTCTGGCCAGTGAAGCTTGGAGCACTAGTGGTGATCTTCTCCAGAATCTTGCCACCTCTAAAGTGGCAAATGGTGTTCTTGGTGTGGCCATTCGAAGTTCAGCTATACCAGGATTTGGAAATTATCTCAGAAGTTTGAACCCATCTCGCCGTCCTGACGATGAGTTCTTAAGAGAGTTCTGGGAAAAGGAATTTCTGTGCAGTCCTGGGGCTTTACATGtctcttcatctccatctcgTGCGAATGGTTTGCTTCAAAAGGCTTCTTTACCACTCTGCAGCGGACTGGAGTCCCTAGAGATGGTGCATAATCTATTTACTGACATCTCCCAGCTAAGGGTGACATATAATGTCTACCTTGCCGTTTATGCTGCAGCCCATGCTCTCCACAGCCTTCTCTCATGCCCCAACACAGACAACCCTCTTAGAAACAACAGTTCCACCTGCTCCTTTCCCAAACATATCAAACCAATTGAG ctgctgcagcactTGGAAAACGTAAACTTCACCACTCCACAAggggaaatgttttatttccaaGGGGCTGACATTCCAGCAAAATATGACCTTGTCAACTGGCAGACTACTCCTGAGGGGCTACTCAAACTAGTTTTGATTGGTCGTGTGGATGGGTTTAATCTACACTTTAACCAATCAGTTATTCAGTGGAGCACAGGATCTAGTCAG GTGCCCACTTCCGTATGCAGTGAGAGCTGTCCCCCCGGTACCCGAATGGCCAACAGGAAAGGGGAACCTGTCTGCTGCTTTGACTGTATCCTGTGCGCTGAAGGGGAGATAAGCAATAAATCAG CTTCCCCCCACTGTGAGCGTTGTCCCCCTGAGTTCTGGTCCAATGCTAACCGAACTGCCTGCATCCCTCGCCAGCTGGACTTTCTTTCCTTTAATGAGACATTGGGCATTACTCTCACGACAGTAGCTGTGTCTGGTACCATGGTGACAACAGCTGTATTTGCGGTTTTTCTTTACTATCGTCAAACACCTGTG GTTCGAGCCAACAATTCAGAACTGAGCTTCCTGCTTCTTCTGTCGCTGAAACTCTGCTTCCTGTGCTCACTGGTGTTCATTGGTCGTCCTTCATTCTGGTCTTGTCGGTTCCAGCAAGCAGCATTTGGGATCAGTTTTGTACTTAGTGTTTCTTGCCTCCAAGTTAAGACCATAGTGGTTCTGGCAGCTTTCCGCTCAGCTCGGCCTGGTGCCGAAGCCTTGATGAAGTGGTTTGGTCCAGGCCAACAGAGAGGAAGTGTCTGCCTCTTTACCTCTGTACAGGTCAGG ATTTTCATCTGTATCATTTGGCTATCCCTCAGTCCCCCAGTGCCTCAACCGAACTTGGCAGTCCCAGGGTTAAAGGTCACCCTGGAGTGTGCCATGATCTCTGTGGTGGGTTTCTCTCTGGTTCTGGGTTACATTGGGCTGCTTGCCTGCACCTGCCTCATCTTGGCCTTTCTTGCAAGAAAGCTCCCCGATAACTTCAATGAGGCTAAACTGATCACTTTCAGCATGCTGATCTTCTGTGCTGTCTGGGTAGCATTTGTCCCTGCTTACGTTAGTTCCCCTGGGAAATATGCAGTTGCTGTGGAGATTTTTGCAATTCTGGCCTCTAGCTATGGTTTACTGTTCTGTATTTTTGCTCCAAAGTGTTTCATCATTCTTTTGAGGCCTGAGAAAAATACTAAAAGACACTTGATGGCCAGGTAG
- the LOC128359908 gene encoding extracellular calcium-sensing receptor-like translates to MAFAINEINRNSNLLPNVTLGYSLYDNCVKLGIGFRAALSLVNGQEEEFMLDKGCVGAPPVLGIVGDSSSTRSIAISTVLGLYRVPMVSYFATCSCLSDRQKFPSFFRTIPSDAFQVRAMIQILKRFGWTWAGLLISDDDYGLHAARSFLADLAQSGGGCLAYLEVLPWGNDPAELRRIVDVMKKSTARVVIVFAHESHMISLMEEVVKQNVTGRQWIASEAWTAAAVLQTPDLMPYYGGTLGIAIRRGEIPGLKDFLLRLRPDLHHNNSYGNNMINQFWEHTFQCRFAPPPPGWVESGGALCTGEEDLENVETEFLDLSNLRPEYNVYKAVYALAYALDDMLQCVPGRGPFSGHSCATLQRLEPWQLVYYLQKVSFTTPFGDQVSFDENGDALPIYDIMNWQWLPDGRTKVQTVGAVKKSVIKGEELTIDEDKIFWNFQSKEPPRSVCSQSCSPGFRKARKKGQPECCFDCVPCSEGKISNITDDFWSALQRDQCVPKKIEFLSYHEPLGICLKTTSLLGTSICAVVLGIFIYHRSTPMVRANNSELSFLLLISLKLCFLCSLLFIGRPRLWTCQLRHAAFGISFVLCVSCILVKTMVVLAVFKASKPGGGASLKWFGAVQQRGTVLALTSIQAAICTVWLVTSSPAPHKNTQYHSDKIVYECVVGSTIGFAVLLGYIGLLAILSFLLAFLAKNLPDNFNEAKLITFSMLIFCAVWVAFVPAYISSPGKYADAVEVFAILASSFGLLVALFGPKCYIILLRPERNTKKAIMGRGITP, encoded by the exons ATGGCTTTTGCTATTAATGAGATCAACAGAAACTCAAACCTGCTGCCTAATGTGACTCTGGGATACAGTCTGTATGATAACTGCGTCAAACTAGGAATTGGATTCCGTGCAGCACTGTCATTAGTAAATGGTCAAGAGGAGGAATTTATGTTAGATAAGGGCTGTGTAGGAGCCCCTCCAGTTCTGGGGATTGTGGGCGATTCTTCCTCAACACGTTCGATTGCTATCTCTACTGTCTTAGGTTTGTACAGAGTGCCTATG GTGAGTTATTTTGCTACATGCTCCTGTCTGAGTGACCGGCAAAAGTTTCCATCCTTCTTTAGGACAATCCCAAGTGATGCTTTCCAg GTGCGAGCTATGATTCAGATTCTTAAACGGTTCGGCTGGACCTGGGCAGGTCTGCTCAtcagtgatgatgattatgGACTCCATGCTGCCCGATCATTCCTAGCTGACCTGGCTCAGTCTGGTGGAGGTTGTCTGGCCTATTTGGAGGTTTTGCCCTGGGGTAATGACCCAGCTGAGCTACGCAGGATTGTGGATGTAATGAAGAAATCCACAGCTCGTGTGGTCATTGTATTTGCGCATGAGAGTCACATGATTTCCCTCATGGAAGAA GTGGTGAAACAGAATGTGACAGGCCGTCAGTGGATTGCCAGTGAAGCCTGGACAGCAGCTGCTGTGCTCCAGACCCCCGACCTCATGCCATACTATGGTGGCACACTGGGCATTGCCATACGCCGAGGAGAAATACCTGGCCTGAAGGATTTCCTGTTAAGATTACGTCCAGACCTACATCACAACAACAGTTATGGCAATAACATG ATAAATCAATTTTGGGAACACACATTCCAGTGCAGATTTGCACCACCTCCGCCAGGCTGGGTGGAATCTGGGGGAGCACTATGCACAGGAGAGGAGGATTTAGAAAATGTGGAGACTGAGTTTTTGGATCTTTCTAACCTCAGGCCTGAGTATAATGTGTACAAGGCTGTGTATGCTCTGGCGTATGCCCTTGATGACATGCTGCAGTGTGTACCAGGCAGAGGGCCTTTCAGCGGACACAGCTGTGCCACTTTGCAAAGACTGGAGCCGTGGCAG CTTGTGTATTATTTACAAAAGGTCAGCTTCACCACACCATTTGGTGATCAAGTGTCATTTGATGAGAATGGTGATGCTTTACCAATATATGACATTATGAACTGGCAGTGGCTCCCGGATGGAAGAACAAAAGTTCAAACTGTGGGTGCAGTTAAGAAGTCAGTGATCAAAGGCGAAGAGCTCACAATTGATGAGGACAAAATCTTCTGGAACTTTCAATCCAAAGAG CCACCCCGATCAGTGTGCAGTCAGAGCTGTTCTCCAGGTTTCCGAAAGGCCAGAAAAAAAGGTCAACCTGAGTGCTGTTTTGATTGCGTCCCTTGTTCAGAGGGAAAGATCAGCAATATTACTG ACGACTTCTGGTCCGCCCTGCAGCGTGACCAATGTGTTCCTAAGAAAATTGAATTCCTCTCCTACCATGAGCCTCTGGGTATTTGCTTGAAAACCACATCATTGCTGGGCACATCTATCTGTGCTGTTGTTCTGGGGATCTTCATCTATCATCGCAGCACACCCATGGTACGCGCCAACAATTCAGAACTGAGTTTCCTGCTCTTAATCTCACTCAAACTGTGTTTTCTGTGCTCACTGCTGTTCATTGGCCGACCCAGACTATGGACATGCCAGCTGAGACATGCAGCATTTGGAATCAGCTTTGTGCTTTGTGTCTCATGCATTCTGGTGAAAACCATGGTGGTTCTGGCTGTTTTTAAGGCCTCCAAACCAGGAGGTGGAGCCAGTCTGAAGTGGTTTGGtgctgtgcagcagagagggacAGTTCTGGCTCTTACATCAATCCAGGCAGCAATCTGCACTGTGTGGCTTGTCACATCTTCACCAGCTCCTCATAAAAACACTCAATACCACAGTGACAAGATAGTTTATGAATGTGTAGTTGGGTCCACTATTGGGTTTGCAGTGTTGCTGGGTTATATTGGCTTACTGGCTATCCTCAGCTTCCTGCTAGCATTTCTGGCAAAGAATCTTCCAGACAACTTCAATGAGGCTAAACTCATCACTTTTAGTATGCTGATCTTCTGTGCTGTGTGGGTGGCATTTGTCCCTGCTTACATTAGCTCTCCTGGCAAATATGCAGATGCTGTGGAGGTATTTGCCATTCTCGCCTCCAGTTTTGGCCTCTTGGTGGCACTGTTTGGCCCCAAATGTTACATAATTCTGCTGAGaccagagagaaacacaaagaaagcaaTCATGGGTCGAGGCATTACTCCATAA
- the LOC128359907 gene encoding extracellular calcium-sensing receptor-like, with protein MSLLSWLFTLWPSSALSLLLVGLMDRQLGLRVGLHVVQTLTCSQWATPSTHRLFQDGDVVIGGLFNVRHQTPAIDHDFTQLPDYKPCAGLEHVPLQYIYAMVFAVEEINHLTTLLPGVKLGYHIRNSCGLPLWALQSALSMVGGDSTRCNLTAPLDYSDGYGEENEESRDRQPVPLIIGGASSVTAQILSRILGPLSISYLASCPCLSDRRQFPNFFRTIPSDIYQARAIAQLAIRFNWTWIGAVIANNNYGHAALKVFQEEIQGAGVCLAFVETLQRQNIVNDAKRSALTIQASIARVILIFAWYTDVRELFLQLAKINVTDRQFLASEGWSTSGDLLQNLATSKVANGVLGVAIRSSTIPGFGHFLRGLNPSRGPYNEFFREFWEQEFGCTPQKRSSHPSNNSTSAFAKSSLQKASLPLCRGTESLERVQSLFTDISQLRVSYNVYLAVYAAAHALHSLLSCPDRDNPLRNNSTCSSPKHIKPIELLQHLNNINFITPQGERFFFQGADTPAKYDLVNWQKTPEGSQKTVLIGHVDGFNLHFSESVIQWSTGSNQVPVSVCSESCPSGTRKANRKGEPVCCFDCIPCAEGKINNKTGSLHCEHCPLEFWSNTERTACIPRQLDFLSFNETLGITLTTAAVSGVIVTTAVFVVFLCYRQTPMVRANNSELSFLLLLSLKLCFLCSLVFIGRPSFWSCRFQQAAFGISFVLCVSCLQVKTVVVLAAFRSARPGAEALIKWFGPGQQRGSVFLLTCIQVIICVIWLSLSPPVPQHDLGFQGSKVTLECAMTSVVGFSVVLGYIGLLACTCLILAFLARKLPDNFNEAKLITFSMLIFCAVWVAFVPAYVSSPGKYTVAVEIFAILASSYSLLFCIFAPKCFIILLRPEKNTKKHLMARHHR; from the exons ATGTCTTTGTTGTCCTGGCTCTTCACTCTGTGGCCCTCTTCAGCCCTGTCCCTGCTCCTTGTGGGGCTTATGGACAGACAGTTGGGGCTCAGGGTGGGATTGCACGTGGTTCAGACACTGACTTGTTCTCAGTGGGCTACACCAAGTACTCATCGTTTGTTCCAGGATGGAGATGTGGTTATTGGTGGCCTCTTTAATGTTCGTCACCAAACTCCAGCTATTGACCATGACTTCACTCAGCTACCAGACTACAAACCTTGTGCTGG TTTAGAACATGTTccattacagtatatatatgctATGGTGTTTGCGGTGGAGGAAATCAATCATCTTACAACCCTGCTACCAGGTGTGAAACTGGGCTACCATATACGTAATAGCTGTGGACTTCCCCTGTGGGCTCTCCAGTCAGCACTGTCGATGGTTGGAGGAGACAGCACCAGATGTAATTTGACAGCTCCTCTGGACTATTCTGATGGCTATGGAGAAGAAAACGAAGAAAGTAGAG ATAGACAACCTGTTCCCTTGATCATTGGTGGTGCCTCATCAGTAACAGCCCAGATACTCTCCAGAATCCTGGGGCCACTGTCT ATCAGTTACTTGGCAAGCTGCCCCTGCTTGAGTGACAGACGCCAGTTTCCTAACTTCTTCAGGACCATCCCGAGTGATATTTACCAAGCACGGGCCATTGCCCAGCTTGCCATTCGCTTCAACTGGACTTGGATTGGAGCAGTGATAGCAAACAATAATTATGGCCATGCAGCATTAAAG GTttttcaggaggagattcagggGGCAGGGGTGTGTCTGGCATTTGTAGAGACTCTGCAAAGGCAAAATATTGTGAATGATGCCAAACGATCAGCACTCACAATTCAGGCCTCAATTGCAAGGGTGATTCTAATCTTTGCCTGGTATACAGATGTGAGGGAACTGTTTCTGCAACTGGCCAAGATAAAT GTGACTGACAGACAGTTTCTGGCCAGTGAAGGTTGGAGCACCAGTGGTGATCTTCTCCAGAATCTTGCCACCTCTAAAGTGGCAAATGGTGTTCTTGGTGTGGCCATTCGAAGTTCAACTATACCAGGATTTGGACATTTTCTCAGAGGTTTGAACCCATCTCGTGGTCCTTACAATGAGTTCTTCAGAGAATTCTGGGAACAGGAGTTTGGATGTA CACCTCAAAAAAGGTCTAGCCATCCCTCAAATAATTCTACTTCAGCTTTTGCCAAATCATCtcttcagaaagcttcgttacCACTCTGCAGGGGAACAGAGTCCCTAGAGAGGGTGCAGAGTCTTTTTACTGACATCTCCCAGCTAAGGGTGTCATATAATGTCTACCTTGCTGTTTATGCTGCAGCCCATGCTCTCCACAGCCTTCTCTCATGCCCTGACAGAGACAACCCTCTCAGAAACAACTCAACTTGCTCATCTCCAAAACACATCAAACCCATAGAG CTGTTGCAGCACTTGAACAACATTAACTTCATTACACCACAGGGGGAAAGGTTCTTTTTCCAAGGGGCTGACACTCCAGCAAAGTATGACCTTGTCAACTGGCAGAAAACTCCTGAGGGCTcacaaaaaacagttttgatTGGTCATGTGGATGGGTTCAATCTGCACTTTAGTGAGTCAGTTATTCAATGGAGCACAGGATCCAATCAG GTGCCAGTTTCAGTGTGCAGTGAGAGCTGCCCCTCAGGTACCCGAAAGGCCAACAGGAAAGGGGAACctgtctgctgctttgattGTATCCCATGTGctgaaggaaaaattaataaCAAAACTG GTTCCCTTCACTGTGAGCACTGTCCACTTGAGTTCTGGTCCAACACTGAACGAACTGCTTGCATCCCTCGCCAGCTGGACTTTCTTTCCTTTAACGAGACCTTGGGCATTACTCTGACTACAGCAGCTGTGTCTGGTGTCATTGTGACAACAGCTGTCTTTGTGGTGTTTCTTTGTTACCGACAAACACCTATG GTTCGAGCCAACAATTCAGAATTGAGCTTCCTGCTTCTTCTGTCACTGAAACTCTGCTTCCTGTGTTCACTGGTGTTCATTGGTCGTCCTTCATTCTGGTCTTGTCGGTTCCAGCAAGCAGCATTTGGGATCAGCTTTGTACTTTGTGTTTCCTGCCTCCAAGTCAAAACCGTAGTGGTTCTCGCAGCTTTCCGCTCAGCTCGGCCTGGTGCTGAAGCCTTGATAAAGTGGTTTGGTCCAGGCCAACAGAGAGGAAGTGTTTTCCTACTTACTTGTATACAG GTTATCATCTGTGTCATATGGCTGTCCCTCAGTCCCCCTGTACCCCAACATGATCTGGGTTTCCAAGGGTCAAAGGTTACCCTGGAGTGTGCCATGACCTCTGTGGTGGGCTTCTCTGTGGTTCTGGGTTACATTGGGCTGCTTGCCTGCACCTGTCTCATCTTGGCCTTTCTTGCAAGGAAACTCCCCGATAACTTTAATGAGGCCAAACTGATCACTTTCAGCATGCTGATCTTCTGTGCTGTCTGGGTGGCATTTGTCCCTGCTTATGTTAGTTCTCCTGGAAAATACACTGTCGCTGTGGAGATTTTTGCAATTCTGGCATCTAGTTATAGTTTACTGTTCTGTATTTTTGCTCCAAAgtgttttatcattcttttaAGGCCAGAGAAGAACACTAAGAAACACTTGATGGCCAGGCACcacagataa